A window of Fibrobacter sp. UWR3 contains these coding sequences:
- a CDS encoding response regulator — protein sequence METKKRIGIVSIATIVAPIIVIILVLGTIFTGRHASGDTEKAVRNVTLLFMNELANRREQVVASKLNGYINDLDVAVGLLSKEDLASTASLQSYQLRMKQLYGLEKFAFVDTAGLIYTSRGTRTDIDLYNFDYRTLAKSEISLKKNSEEKKTVVIAVPVDRLAFNGRVLVVCFMEIDMNRMLEGISLESDRQGITFCNIYSKAGNSLTNLVLGGLASGDNLLAAMEKAGFEKGFSMEKMRSDFANHEAGVVSFEYNGIRETMYYVPIHSTDWMLTYLIRESVISEQIGSISEDILERSLLLSGIIALVLLTVFLFLFMQIRRTSQLKLEKEVADAESRIKQEKLEEQLALQQKLVEEERKRNEQRNMITALASDYRSVYYLNLDTGMAICYRKDGSVPAPFKEGDEIGYLENFSTYAEKFVAPEFREKFLAFIQPENVRAGVAKNKIYTLRYLANHGGKESYEMLRMAGVHNAGDAPDAPLRIVGFGFSDIDEEMRDSLAKNQALSDALKTAEEASKAKTIFLSNMSHEIRTPMNAIIGLDSLALHEPEISSKTRGYLEKIGSSAEHLLSLINEILDMSRIESGRTKINSEEFSFPKLLEQVNTIIDDQSRTKGLNYSCHVAGSLDDYYVGDVTKIRQILINILGNAVKFTPKGGNIDLNVEKIAAFDNKSTLVFKISDTGIGISKEFLPKIFDTFTQENATTDFKYGSSGLGMAITKGIVDMMNGKIDVESEKGKGTTFCVTLTLNDSMRKQATDDEIEIHPSEMSVLVVDDDEIALGHAKLVLGKAGILTDTVLTGKEAVEMAKLRHARREPYNLIVVDWQMPEMNGIETAREIRKVTGDESAIIILTAYNWDDILDEALAAGVDCFISKPLFSGILLDEFKNALRRKKEHTSLAKNKAELAGKRVLLAEDMDVNAQIMMEVLKMRDLQVELAVNGRKALEMFRDHPEGYYDAVLMDVRMPEMDGLEATAAIRKLERSDAKKVPIIALTANAFDEDVQRSLQVGMNAHLSKPINPDHLYQTLEEMIWTAENRK from the coding sequence ATGGAAACGAAAAAAAGAATCGGGATTGTAAGTATCGCCACTATCGTGGCCCCCATCATCGTTATCATCCTTGTGCTGGGGACAATCTTCACGGGTCGCCACGCGAGCGGGGATACGGAAAAGGCCGTGCGCAACGTGACGCTCCTCTTTATGAACGAACTCGCGAACCGCCGCGAACAGGTGGTGGCGTCGAAATTGAACGGCTACATCAACGACCTGGATGTGGCGGTGGGCCTGCTTTCAAAAGAAGACCTCGCAAGTACCGCAAGTTTGCAGAGCTACCAGCTCCGCATGAAGCAACTGTACGGTCTAGAAAAGTTCGCCTTCGTGGACACTGCGGGTCTCATCTACACATCCCGCGGTACGCGCACCGACATTGATCTCTATAATTTCGATTACAGGACCCTGGCAAAATCCGAAATTTCATTAAAGAAAAACAGTGAAGAAAAGAAGACTGTTGTCATTGCCGTGCCTGTGGACCGTCTTGCCTTTAATGGTCGGGTTTTGGTCGTGTGCTTCATGGAAATCGACATGAACCGCATGCTGGAAGGTATTTCGCTGGAATCCGACCGGCAGGGAATTACATTTTGCAACATCTACTCGAAGGCAGGCAATTCGCTTACGAACCTGGTGCTAGGTGGGCTTGCGAGCGGCGACAATCTGCTTGCCGCCATGGAAAAAGCCGGATTCGAAAAAGGCTTCTCCATGGAAAAGATGCGCTCCGACTTCGCGAACCACGAGGCGGGCGTCGTTTCCTTCGAGTATAACGGCATCCGTGAAACCATGTACTATGTTCCCATCCATTCTACGGACTGGATGCTGACCTACCTTATCCGCGAAAGCGTCATCTCCGAGCAAATCGGTTCCATTTCGGAAGACATTTTGGAACGCAGCCTTCTGCTATCCGGAATTATCGCGCTAGTGCTCTTGACCGTGTTCCTGTTCCTCTTCATGCAAATCAGGCGTACCTCTCAACTCAAGTTAGAAAAAGAGGTGGCCGATGCCGAAAGCCGCATCAAGCAGGAAAAACTGGAAGAACAGCTTGCGCTCCAGCAGAAGTTAGTTGAAGAAGAACGCAAGAGGAACGAACAGCGTAACATGATTACCGCGCTTGCGTCAGATTACCGCAGCGTATACTACCTGAACCTGGATACCGGAATGGCGATATGCTACCGCAAGGACGGCTCCGTTCCCGCGCCCTTCAAGGAAGGGGACGAAATCGGCTACCTGGAAAATTTTTCAACCTATGCCGAAAAGTTCGTCGCTCCGGAATTCCGCGAAAAGTTCCTCGCCTTTATACAGCCCGAAAACGTGCGCGCGGGTGTCGCGAAGAACAAGATCTATACCTTGCGCTACCTGGCAAACCATGGCGGCAAGGAAAGCTACGAAATGCTGCGCATGGCGGGCGTGCACAATGCCGGCGACGCCCCGGATGCACCGCTCCGCATTGTAGGTTTCGGATTTTCCGATATCGACGAGGAAATGCGTGATTCCCTTGCCAAGAACCAGGCGCTTTCCGATGCGCTCAAGACGGCAGAAGAGGCGAGCAAGGCGAAGACCATATTCCTCTCCAACATGAGCCACGAAATCCGCACGCCCATGAATGCGATTATCGGCCTCGACAGCCTTGCGCTGCACGAACCCGAGATTTCGTCGAAGACGCGCGGCTACCTGGAAAAGATCGGCTCCTCCGCAGAACACCTGCTGAGCCTCATCAACGAGATTTTGGACATGAGCCGCATTGAGAGTGGCCGCACGAAGATCAATAGCGAAGAATTCTCGTTCCCCAAGCTTTTGGAGCAGGTGAACACCATCATCGACGACCAGAGCCGCACCAAGGGCCTGAACTATTCGTGCCATGTGGCGGGCAGTCTGGACGACTACTACGTCGGCGACGTCACAAAGATTCGCCAGATTCTCATCAACATCCTGGGCAATGCGGTCAAGTTCACCCCGAAGGGCGGAAACATCGACCTCAACGTGGAAAAGATTGCTGCGTTCGACAACAAGTCCACGCTCGTCTTCAAGATTAGCGATACCGGTATCGGCATCAGCAAGGAATTCTTGCCCAAGATTTTCGACACGTTCACCCAAGAAAACGCCACCACGGATTTCAAGTACGGCAGCAGTGGCCTCGGCATGGCGATTACCAAGGGTATCGTCGACATGATGAACGGCAAGATCGATGTGGAAAGCGAAAAGGGCAAGGGGACCACGTTCTGCGTGACGCTCACCCTCAACGACAGCATGCGCAAGCAGGCGACCGACGACGAAATCGAAATCCACCCGAGCGAAATGAGCGTGCTGGTGGTGGACGACGACGAGATTGCCCTGGGGCACGCGAAACTCGTGCTCGGCAAGGCGGGAATCCTCACCGACACGGTGCTTACGGGCAAGGAAGCGGTGGAGATGGCGAAACTCCGCCACGCGAGACGCGAGCCCTACAACCTGATTGTGGTTGACTGGCAGATGCCCGAGATGAACGGCATCGAGACGGCGCGCGAAATCCGCAAGGTGACCGGCGACGAGTCCGCCATTATCATATTGACGGCCTACAACTGGGACGACATCCTGGACGAGGCCCTGGCAGCCGGCGTGGACTGCTTCATTTCTAAGCCCTTGTTCTCGGGAATCCTGCTGGACGAATTCAAGAACGCCCTCCGGCGCAAGAAGGAACACACCTCGCTTGCGAAGAACAAGGCGGAACTTGCCGGAAAGCGGGTTCTCCTTGCCGAAGACATGGATGTCAACGCGCAGATCATGATGGAAGTGCTGAAGATGCGGGACTTGCAGGTGGAACTGGCCGTAAACGGTCGCAAGGCCCTGGAAATGTTCCGCGACCATCCCGAAGGCTACTACGATGCAGTCCTTATGGATGTGCGCATGCCCGAAATGGACGGCCTGGAAGCGACAGCCGCCATCCGCAAGCTGGAACGCTCCGACGCCAAGAAGGTTCCCATTATCGCGCTCACGGCAAACGCCTTTGACGAAGACGTGCAGCGGAGCCTGCAGGTGGGCATGAATGCGCACCTTTCCAAACCCATCAATCCGGACCACCTTTACCAAACTCTTGAAGAAATGATCTGGACGGCAGAAAATAGGAAGTAA